In the genome of Hippoglossus hippoglossus isolate fHipHip1 chromosome 4, fHipHip1.pri, whole genome shotgun sequence, one region contains:
- the st3gal3a gene encoding ST3 beta-galactoside alpha-2,3-sialyltransferase 3a isoform X2, whose product MTAIYPTFTKLAPMFLDPNYKRFSMIGDYSPPFGVKSQEKIIDILLSATKSYGLGEELDSISCKTCVIVGNGGILTNKSLGQRIDQFDVVVRLNEAPVKGFEKDIGSKTTMRITYPEGAIQKTERYEAQSLFVLSAFKALDLKWLRHMVFNQRLRSTDGFWKSVARHVPREPSDMRILNPYFIQEASFKLIGLPYNDGQMGRGNIPTLGTVAITMALHNCDEVAVAGFGYNMKTPHAPLHYYEKIRMSAIKESWTHNISKEKEFLVKLVKAGVIQDWTSGICGAGC is encoded by the exons ATGACTGCCATTTATCCAAC ATTCACCAAACTGGCGCCCATGTTCCTTGATCCAAATTACAAACGATTTTCCATGATTGGTGATTACTCGCCTCCATTTGGGGTAAAATCACAAG AGAAGATCATAGATATTCTCCTTTCAGCTACTAAGAGCTATGGCCTTGGAGAAGAACTTGACAG CATTAGCTGTAAGACGTGTGTCATTGTAGGAAACGGAGGAATCCTCACCAATAAGTCTCTGGGGCAGAGGATTGATCAGTTTGATGTGGTGGTCAG GTTAAATGAGGCCCCAGTTAAAGGCTTTGAAAAAGATATCGGCTCCAAGACCACGATGAGGATCACCTATCCAGAGGGGGCCATCCAGAAGACCGAGCGCTACGAGGCTCAGTCTCTGTTTGTCCTCTCAGCCTTTAAAGCTCTGGACCTCAAGTGGCTTCGACACATGGTCTTTAACCAGAGGCTG CGCAGCACTGATGGCTTCTGGAAGTCGGTGGCCAGACACGTGCCAAGGGAGCCCAGCGACATGCGCATCCTGAACCCCTACTTCATCCAGGAGGCCTCCTTCAAGCTTATTGGCTTACCTTACAACGATGGACAGATGGGTAGAGGG aaTATCCCAACCCTGGGGACAGTTGCCATAACAATGGCCCTTCATAACTGTGATGAAGTAGCCGTGGCTGGATTTGGCTACAACATGAAGACTCCCCATGCCCCTTTGCACTACTATGAGAAGATTAGGATGTCAGCCATCAAAGAG TCCTGGACTCACAACATATCTAAAGAGAAGGAGTTCCTGGTGAAGCTGGTGAAGGCTGGGGTCATCCAGGACTGGACCAGTGGGATCTGTGGTGCAGGATGCTGA
- the st3gal3a gene encoding ST3 beta-galactoside alpha-2,3-sialyltransferase 3a isoform X1 — translation MKPSRNLLLGLCSMLAIGFLYYSSGRISLPGWGHKSLYDKQGFLVKLDGRLPLELIYKYSNLSEGACKPGFAAAKMTAIYPTFTKLAPMFLDPNYKRFSMIGDYSPPFGVKSQEKIIDILLSATKSYGLGEELDSISCKTCVIVGNGGILTNKSLGQRIDQFDVVVRLNEAPVKGFEKDIGSKTTMRITYPEGAIQKTERYEAQSLFVLSAFKALDLKWLRHMVFNQRLRSTDGFWKSVARHVPREPSDMRILNPYFIQEASFKLIGLPYNDGQMGRGNIPTLGTVAITMALHNCDEVAVAGFGYNMKTPHAPLHYYEKIRMSAIKESWTHNISKEKEFLVKLVKAGVIQDWTSGICGAGC, via the exons TGTATGACAAGCAAGGGTTCCTCGTCAAGCTGGATGGTAGACT GCCTTTGGAGCTGATCTATAAGTACAGCAATCTCAGTGAGGGAGCCTGTAAGCCTGGATTTGCAGCTGCAAAGATGACTGCCATTTATCCAAC ATTCACCAAACTGGCGCCCATGTTCCTTGATCCAAATTACAAACGATTTTCCATGATTGGTGATTACTCGCCTCCATTTGGGGTAAAATCACAAG AGAAGATCATAGATATTCTCCTTTCAGCTACTAAGAGCTATGGCCTTGGAGAAGAACTTGACAG CATTAGCTGTAAGACGTGTGTCATTGTAGGAAACGGAGGAATCCTCACCAATAAGTCTCTGGGGCAGAGGATTGATCAGTTTGATGTGGTGGTCAG GTTAAATGAGGCCCCAGTTAAAGGCTTTGAAAAAGATATCGGCTCCAAGACCACGATGAGGATCACCTATCCAGAGGGGGCCATCCAGAAGACCGAGCGCTACGAGGCTCAGTCTCTGTTTGTCCTCTCAGCCTTTAAAGCTCTGGACCTCAAGTGGCTTCGACACATGGTCTTTAACCAGAGGCTG CGCAGCACTGATGGCTTCTGGAAGTCGGTGGCCAGACACGTGCCAAGGGAGCCCAGCGACATGCGCATCCTGAACCCCTACTTCATCCAGGAGGCCTCCTTCAAGCTTATTGGCTTACCTTACAACGATGGACAGATGGGTAGAGGG aaTATCCCAACCCTGGGGACAGTTGCCATAACAATGGCCCTTCATAACTGTGATGAAGTAGCCGTGGCTGGATTTGGCTACAACATGAAGACTCCCCATGCCCCTTTGCACTACTATGAGAAGATTAGGATGTCAGCCATCAAAGAG TCCTGGACTCACAACATATCTAAAGAGAAGGAGTTCCTGGTGAAGCTGGTGAAGGCTGGGGTCATCCAGGACTGGACCAGTGGGATCTGTGGTGCAGGATGCTGA